In Amblyomma americanum isolate KBUSLIRL-KWMA chromosome 8, ASM5285725v1, whole genome shotgun sequence, the DNA window AATCGCTGCCAAACAAACAGATAATGCGATTGCGCGAAGTTGAGCGACAAACGGTTTCGGTTCCTGTTTTATTCGGTGCATCCACTACGCACCCCAAAAACGTTATCACCGTTCTCATGAGTAAGCAAGGTCAAAAGTGACTAGTAAATAAAGATAAAAATGATAAGCGCGCGACCGTTTGAGAGAAAAAGCTAAAAACGAGGGACAGGAAAGCGATTATCTTTTGCAGCTCAGGCTCAACACGAACCAGGAGGCGCTGCACGTAAGTGCAATAAAAGCGCATACAAAGTCAGCCGCAGACCCTGGCAACTGAGAgcggcgcgtgtgtgtgtgtttgtgagcgTGATTGTGATTGTTGTGGTGTGCGGCGCTGTTGTTTTTCTTCCAGCGTAGATTTTTATTTCAAATTCTCCCGAATGTGCGTGTGGCGAGTGTTTGCTGTGTGCGAATGTGCGCGCCAGGAGGACGATAATAATGTAATGTGCGCGGAAGCTCCGTAGCGTAGCTGAAGCGTTGGGAAGGGTGCGGAACtttccttgtatttttttttcttcccagaaCTCGCTTCCTTGCAAGCAGGGGCTTGTAGAAAGAGAGAGATGGAGGACGTCAAGTGCAGTTCCGTGGGTGTTCTGCGCGGTTGCTACGATGCCGTCGTGGGCACGGGCATTGTGAAGAGTCTGGACGCCGAACAGAGGAAGAGAGCCGCGGCCAGGGCTACCGCTGCGTCATCGGCACCGACCACGGCGCTGGCGCAACGCAGGGCTGCCGCTCAAGCGGCGGCCTTAGGTGCGCCGTCGGCCCAACCACCGTCGGCCCAGCCACCGTCGACGAGCAGCAGTGGCCGCGAAGAAACTCGCGTCGCGTACCGCATCTTCCAGTGCATCCTCTTGAATGGCGTCGTGTTCGCTACGAGCGTCGTCGCCTTTAATTGCTTACTGCTGTCGTGGGTCCAGTCGCTCATCGGCATGTTGCTCGACCATCCCCACAGCTCGGCGGCGCACGGCATCTGGGTATGGCTCCTGCCGCTACTCGGCTACACGTTTCAGACGCTGTGGGTGCTACCGCTGTGGTTGATTAGCAAGGTGGTGAACTGCCTCTGGTTCCAGGACATTGCCGACGTCGCCTTCCGCTACATAACGGGTCGTCGGCAAGCGCCCTCGCCAGGCCTGAGTCGCGTCCTCACCGACGTCTTGTACAGCCTCATAGTGCAGGCGCTGTTCCTGCTTCAGGCTGTCATCGTCGGCATGCTCCCCTTAGGCAAGATCGCCGAGGCCGTGTCCCTAGTGCACCTTAGCTTGCTATACTCTCTCTACTCGTTCGAGTACTGCTGGTTCAACCGCAGGTGGGAGCTGCACCGAAGACTGTCGTTCATTGAGGACAACTGGCCTTACTTTGTGGGCTTCGGGTTGCCGCTCGCCGTGCTGACGTCGCTGCCATCTTCGTACATCATCAGCGGCTGCATCTTCTCCATCTTCTTTCCCCTCTTTATACTGAGCGCCTACCAAGCGACGCCCATGACTGGTACAGCTCGGTAAGGGCCTCGGGCGTGTTGTGTGTCAGCCTAGCGTTTCGTTGCACCCGAAGGTTGTCGTGAACCCTGCGAAGCAGACGCCATTAGCACAAGCACCCACCACGCGAGCCATTCGCGTAAATTGTCCGCATCGCCGACTAAAGGTCCGTGTAGCTGTTGTGGGGAAACTGTTCAGTGTTTGGCACCCTGCAACGCACTTGTCACTTTTGCCATCTTTGCTGATCGCTGTAAGTTAGCTGTACTGATTGACACGAGGCACGTCATATAGTTCTGGCTTTCAACCGTCATTTTTCGAGTTTTTCTTGCCGTAGCAGCAGTTTCCTGTAGTCACTGCCCTGACCAGAAGTTTGCATGAGAACTTTGTTCTCTTGTTGTGTTGGCTGTCTTCTGCATTTCTTCGAACCACAGCAGACTCTGTGCTGGTGTGCCAGTCCGTGACGTCGAACATCCTGTTGCCCTGCATTGAATGTTATGGGGGACATCCAGACGTAGCGTTGCAAGATGGGCATGACCAGGGCAGTGGACAGAACAGAGCGTCTCCTGTTATTTTTCCTATTGCACTTGCCAATGAATACTGCTCTCACGCAAACATTTGCGTCTTTCAGGTATCGTTGTTAACAGAGCAAAGTTGAAGTGGACAGGTAGGACAGTTCCATGGACCATGCGTGCAATTCTGTCAATAGACATATCCACAAATATCACTTGATCTAAATAAGATTCCTGTGCGCTTTGAGTCTTGCATCTTGCCTAGTTACTGACAGTTCAGGGCCTTGTCTCGACTGCAGATGCATGATTTGCCCTAGAGGCTAGCAGAATTTTCAGCTGTAGCAGTTTGAAGGGACACTAAAGAGAAATTGAAGTTCACCTCTGTCAACAAGAATACTGTTTTAATGCAATCAATCGCTGGGATGTACAGATGTCGCCATCTGTGATGTATCGCAACAGGTTTATGGTCATAGATACCTGAGGCTGGACTTGCAAACAGCGATCAGACCTTTTTCTTGTGGCCATTGTGTCACGATTTTAAATTGAATGTGAGAATTTTCTAAAAGTCATTTTCTTGGCAGTAAATGAGTCTTTTGCAGCCGGCCAAACTTCAGCACAGCTAGGAGAAGCCGTAGAATTTATATTTTTGGGACAAAAAAATTGAGTGGAGTTATCCGCAGTACCTTCCACATTAGAAGTAATGGCCACACATTACTTCACTTATgcaacccgctgcggtggcttagcggttatggtgctcggataCTGACTttaaagacacgggttcgatcccggctgtgacAGTCGCATTTCGTTGACGAGGCAAaatgcaagaggcccgtgtactgtgcgatgtctgtgtacGTAAACGAagcccatgtggtcgaaatttccggcgccttcactacagcgtccctcatagcctgagttgctttgggacgttaaacccccataatacTAAAGCCTACTTCTGTTATGCTTCCAGGTTCCCTCTCAAGTTGTTTTCTCCGTCCATCTGGGTCACCAACTTTGTCTTCAACCGGATCACGGCAAACTGTGTTGTCAAGCCCGTTCGCCATGTGGCCATGGCACAGAGGCGGTCTGTAAGTCGGGAGCACAGAAGGCACTCTGCATCACCACGCACGTCACGTCACAGGACGGCTCCTTCTAGCTGATGGAACGAGCTGCACCATGCCTTGGGTACTGCTCCGTTTTCCTCAACCCGGGAGCATTCGTGTTCTCGAAGCCTGGCACAAGCTTCCGCCACATGTTTGGCCCTGCTTCCTGCGGGAATGCGTGACAACCCTTTCTTGGTAAAACCAAAGGGGCAAAAGCACTGCTGCTATGGAGGAAGCAACGGCGTCCAATAGGGGCGCCCGTCAATTCTTGAGCATTCAGCGAGGGCAACTGTATGATTTGCCATGTCTTGCTTTGAGGCTGTATTGTTTACCTTTTACTGATGCATGGCTCGAAATTTGGAGCACTTCATGACGCACCGTATAGTTCTGGCTCGAATATTGTTTGTAAACGGAAGGAAAGAGATGTGTGCTAtcatagttttttttatttctcttaaagggactatgcaacaaataaaaagtcacttgtaaatgttttcaatgcttagaaatgatgctaagaagcattcacaccaagtatgagtcttcaaaactgagccggcaatttattatgaacttttaaaaaccgtgttttttaaaattcgcgggccgattgctgtgctcgtagtgaccgattttggaactaaaatcgtgaaacaaagacgtcacactacccatgacgtcgccaggccaccgcACGCTCTcgttcgctggagccacggcagccacgacgtcacgggcacactttcggtaaccgtgaaaatcgtctgctcgtgccgccgcgcgaccctctcgggcaagcgagccagggcattgccttcgcgcatatggtttcaattttcttctgccgcctccttctgtcaggagttccggagccactcgcacggctcttcgtgcgcgcacagggctcgatgcccatcgcggccgtaaaagcgagcagtcgcacctcgaggtccgggtttattactgctaattaccacagatgacaagcaaagaaacccgacgtgcGCCGCAATCCAGGAGGGCGAAGAGacaggagagatgccgccacgccaccgacgctgctgctgggggctaggagcgacaaccggaagttgcaaaataaatttcagcggatgacgtattcgtGGGCGGGGcgcagtcccagagctgttttctttattttttctggtgctcctcgtgtacgagttgaggggggagaggaggagcgtaatgtttaatcgtctatatcttcgctgttattgatgctagctcaaaaattcttgcactggggtgacgagtgatcgaatgcctatctcgtctgctttacataatctcaatttattgcatagtccctttaagcttGCTCACTCTGTTGCTACTGCCATTCTTGAGGTGACATTTCGCTGTCAAAACAGGAATAGGTTTTCATCCACATGGCAGTAGTTGCGTACACGTCATATAAAGAATACCCAGGAGGCGTCAGTTCCTTTGCTTCCTATTTACTGTCATATAGCTGACTGTGTGGTTCAGATAAATATGCACTTTTATTGTTATAAACTGtagcgcatatttttttttttctcaggattCGCAAGGTTTTGAATCGTTAAGTCTCATCTTAAATGACAATGAGATACTGCTTGTTTAATTCTGCTATGCAGGCAGCTTGACTTCACTAAGCTGCCTCACAGTGAGGTTGCTCTGTTGAGTTTCAGTGCACTGTAGGCTTACCGGATGTCCTGCataactttagccaaggtttaaaaTCGTACCAGTGCGCAATAAGGACACGTAGCCTGAACCATACCGTTGGCCTTTATGTAGAACAAATCGTAGTATTAACACGATAGTGTTATGGAGCTCCTGTCGCAGAAAATGCGTCGACGTCATT includes these proteins:
- the LOC144101432 gene encoding etoposide-induced protein 2.4 homolog, which translates into the protein MEDVKCSSVGVLRGCYDAVVGTGIVKSLDAEQRKRAAARATAASSAPTTALAQRRAAAQAAALGAPSAQPPSAQPPSTSSSGREETRVAYRIFQCILLNGVVFATSVVAFNCLLLSWVQSLIGMLLDHPHSSAAHGIWVWLLPLLGYTFQTLWVLPLWLISKVVNCLWFQDIADVAFRYITGRRQAPSPGLSRVLTDVLYSLIVQALFLLQAVIVGMLPLGKIAEAVSLVHLSLLYSLYSFEYCWFNRRWELHRRLSFIEDNWPYFVGFGLPLAVLTSLPSSYIISGCIFSIFFPLFILSAYQATPMTGTARFPLKLFSPSIWVTNFVFNRITANCVVKPVRHVAMAQRRSVSREHRRHSASPRTSRHRTAPSS